GTGCCTGTGCTCGGTGATCTGCTTAAAGTGATTCAGGAAGCGCCGGACGAGGTTCGGGCTGTCGCGCTCGATCGCGGCAGCATCAAACGCTACAGGGAACTTACTGACAACCTAGAGGCCTCTCTTATCGGCCTCACCACCGGAGGCCGGCTCGGCGAAATCTTCGCTCATCCCACCGACGTTCCAATGATGCGCGACCGCCCTGTGGTCTATGACGTGTCGTCAGTTGACGATTCGGACACCGATATGCAGGCCGCGATTCTGCTTGCGTGCTGGTCGGCGGGGTTCGGCACGGTGAACATCGCGAATGCTCTCGCGGATGCAGGGCTGGAACCGCGGCGCCACTACCTCGTTGTCTTGGACGAGCTGTGGCGTGCGCTACGGGTGGGCCGCGGCATGGTCGACCGCGTGGACGCGCTGACGCGGCTGAACCGGCAGCAAGGTGTTGGCCTTGCGATGATTTCGCACACGATGAGTGACCTGCTCGCGTTGCCGGATGAGGCCGATCGGATGAAGGCGCGCGGATTCGTTGAGCGCGCCGCGATGGTCATTGCCGGGGGTCTCCCCGGCGCGGAGATGCCGATGCTGACGAGTGCTGTCCCTCTTTCACGTGCCGAACAGGAACTGCTGACATCGTGGCAAGACCCAGGTGCCTGGGATACCGGCGCGGGCCGCGAGTCTGAGCCGCCCGGTCGAGGAAAGTTCCTCATAAAGCTGGGTGGCCACCCGGGGATTCCGCTGAAAGTTGAGCTGATCGAATCCGAACGGGCGATCAACGACACCAACAAGCTTTGGCATCCGGCCGTTGCATTTCCTGAACCAGATGAGTCAGATCCGTATATCGGTCTGGAAAGTGCTGGCGATGTCGCCCACGATTTTGAGGTCGACGTCGACGGTGCAGCTATCGAAGAGGATGGTGCGGCATGAGCGCATCGAATAGGCGCAACCAGGGCGCGATCGACGGCCAGACAATCGCGATGATTGTTGGGCTTATTCTCGTCGTTGCGGCGCTTGGCACCACCTGGTTGGCCGTCTCGTGGGGATCCAAACTTGACGGCGTTAACCCGGAGCTGACAACGGATCCATTCGGGCTGTTCTTCGGCGTGCTGCGCGGCACCGTCGTCTGGCCCGCGTCCGCGACATGGATCGCGGCCGTCACCGCAGGCCTCCTGCTGGTCGTGGCCGTTCTCCTCGCCTTCGTCGCATCACGAGCGCGTCGACGCCGGAGCAACGTCGACGGCGCAGCTGCTCATATGGGCAAAGGCCGCGACCTTCGCGCTCTGTCCGCCAGCGGCGCGAAGCGCACCGCGCAGCGTCTTGGTATCGACAATTGGAACGGTGTTCCTATCGGCATTACCGTGGCCGGGAAGCGCCAGCTCTACGGCTCCCCGGAAGATATGCACATCGATATTTGGGGCCCGCGTACCGGAAAGTCAACGAGCCGGGCGATCCCGGCGATTCTCTCGGCTCCAGGAGCGGTGCTCACCACATCGAACAAGCGTGACGTGCTCGACGCCACTCGGGACGTTCGGGCGGAGAAAGGCACCATCTGGGCGTTCGATCCGCAGCGCATCGCCGCCGAGCCGCCGAGCTGGTGGTGGAACCCGTTGAGCTACGTCACCGATGACGTGAAAGCGGCGAAGCTCGCCGCGCATTTCGCGTCGGGCTCTCGCGCCGGGGATTCTCGGGCTGATCCGTATTTCGACAACGCCGGCCAAGACCTCTTGGCTGGCTTTCTGCTTGCCGCGGCTCTTGCCAATCTGCCGATCACCAAAGCGTTTACCTGGACGACGACGCCGGGTGATGAAACGCCGGTCGACATTCTCCGCGAGCACGGGTACGAGCAGATGGCGGATGCCGTCGACGGGCAGGTGAACGGCGAATCTCGCCGTCGTGACAGCGTGTACGGCACCGCCGCGCAGATGGCGTCGTGCCTGAAGGTGCGAGCGATCGCGGAATGGGTCACCCCGCTCGGCGGCAACGTCGCCGGCGATCACGGCCCCCAGTTCGACCCGTACGCCTTCGCGCGCAGCAGCGACACCCTCTACAGCCTCTCCAAAGAGGGAAAGGGAACTGCTGGGCCGCTCGTCACCGCGCTCACGGCCGCGACCGTCGAAGCAGCCGAAGAACTCGCCACCACTCAGGCCGGTGGCCGGCTCGCAGTGCCGATGCTCGGCGTTCTTGACGAAGCGGCGAACGTGTGCCGCTGGCACGACTTACCCGACCTGTACTCCCACTACGGCTCCCGCGGAATCGTCTTGATGACAATTCTGCAGTCCTGGTCACAGGGCGTTCAGGTGTGGGGCCGCGACGGGATGCGCAAACTCTGGTCCGCCTCGAACATCGCCGTCTACGGCGGCGGTGTGAAGGAACCTGAGTTTCTGAACGAGCTGTCCCAAATGGTCGGCGACTACGACAAGCACACCACGTCAACGAACGTCGGCCGGGGCAACCGGTCGACGTCGCATCAGGTCCAGCGGGAGCGCACGTTGGATATCGCCGACCTCGGAGCGTTGCCGCGCGGCCGCGCCGTCGTATTCGCTTCCGGAGCCCCGGCGACGTTGGTTGAAACTGTGCCGTGGATGCGTGGGCCACACGCTGAGGCTGTGCGCGCCTCGATCAAGGCACACGATCCATCCGCTCGAGCTGCAGGCACTGTGCCCGCTGCCGCTGACGCCTGGCTCGCGGCGGCCCCGATGAAGGAGGACAAGCCATGAGCGACCTTGACGACTTCCGCGACGACGACAACAAGCCGGCCGAAGAGCCGACTCCTGAACCCCAACTGTTCTACGGTTCCGCTGATGAGTTCATGCGCGAACGACTGCGCTTCACATACTCGCGCCGTGTCGGCGGCGGTAATGCCTCGTTCCGGTGGTCCGCGCGCTGGTGGGAGCACCCCGAAGCGCTTGCCCGTATCGATGCGCTCTGGCGTGCCTGGGAGCACCTACGCCTGGACGGAGCAACTGGGTCCAGCGCTTGGTGGATCGAGCACGCCGATCACCACATGCCGATCCTGATGAGCCCGGAGGGCCCCTTCGCGAAGTCCGAGGACACCAACCGTCCCGGCGAACCGTTGCCTTATGAAGCTCCCCCAGAGGGGTTGTTCCCCGACATGCGAGTGAGCTGATCCAGGCAAACAAAAGGGGCCGCGCAAACTGCGCGGCCCCTTTTGTCGTGGACTGTCCTAGCGGGCGAGCCCCCCACGGGTGCGTTGCTGCGCCGTGCCCGTCGACTTGCTGCGGATCTTCGTGGCCTTCCCTGCCTGCGTGCGCACCGCTTCGCGGGGGTGCTTGGCATTCTCCCCGTCTGCGAGAACCCGTGCAGCGACGGTTTCCTTCGCGATCCCCTTCTCTTCGAGGCTGGTCGCGAACTTCTGCCGGCGTTCGGAACTGTCGTACTCCTGGGCGCTGGCGCCCCGCTCGTTGACGGCTTCGCCGGCTTGCTTCCAATCGGTCTCGCGTGCCGCGAACTCGTTTGACTCGGCCCTGTCGCCGTCACCGAGGTTCCAGTCTTTCTCCGACTGCTCCTGAGCATCGCGCTCTCGCCTTTCAGCGCTGGCGAAAAGGAGCTGGCTGGCAGTGAGTTCTTCCGCTGAACGCTCTCGTTCCGCCCGTGCATCAGCTCGTGCCTGCTCGGCTTCGCGCAATGCCGCGGCCACTTGGGCGGGATCCCCGCCGGGTGCATCGACGTCGATGCCGTAGCGATCCTGCACCTCCCGACGGATCGTGTCGCCGGCCTCACGAGCAACGTCGTCGTGGTCTCGCCACACGGTCGCTGTCTCGTGAACCAAGGCAATGTCCTCGACCTTCGCACTGTCCCACCACTCGGCATGCCGTACAGGTTCGAGGCTGGCGCGAGCCGCGCCCCTTTCTGCCTCGAACCTGTTCTGCAGCTCGCGGTTCTCCTGCTGTGCCGCAGCCTCTCGCGTGTGGCTCATCTGCTCGCGCAATCGGGAGATTCGCTCTCCGAACTGCGATGCCACCGTGAGAGCGATGCGCAGCGAGTCGTCAAACGATTCGGCTACTCCGTCTGTTTCTTCAGCCATGATTGGTCCCTAGTCCCTTCCGTGGCCGTCACGCTCGCGTGGCGTGGCTGGCGTTTTGTGCTTACTCGGTTGCAGCTTGTTGGGCAGCGGTGAACCAGTGCCAGGCGCAGCAAGTCCGTCCGTCGCGCGGCGCAGGGCCTCGTTCTCGGAAGTCATCACCCGGCCATCCGTCCGTGGCGTTGTCGCCGAGATCTCCGGCAGGCTCTGCTGTACCTGGGCGAACTTGCTGCGCATCATTGCCGTCATCTGTTCGGCTCGTCGCGCGTCGCCAGCTGCGGTGTGAGCGTCGAGGATCGCGACGCTGACCCGGCCGAGCTGGCGGAGCATGATGGCTTCGGCCATAGTTCCGCGTCCGCCGCTGGCGGCCTGCATGAGAATCATTGCGGCGTTCGCTGCAGAGCCGAGCCGCGGAGGTTTCGGCTTCGACTGGTGCGCCCTCAGGTGCGCGCTCCTGGCCAGCTCCCGGGAGGTCTCAGCG
The DNA window shown above is from Mycetocola zhujimingii and carries:
- a CDS encoding DUF4913 domain-containing protein: MSDLDDFRDDDNKPAEEPTPEPQLFYGSADEFMRERLRFTYSRRVGGGNASFRWSARWWEHPEALARIDALWRAWEHLRLDGATGSSAWWIEHADHHMPILMSPEGPFAKSEDTNRPGEPLPYEAPPEGLFPDMRVS
- a CDS encoding type IV secretory system conjugative DNA transfer family protein codes for the protein MSASNRRNQGAIDGQTIAMIVGLILVVAALGTTWLAVSWGSKLDGVNPELTTDPFGLFFGVLRGTVVWPASATWIAAVTAGLLLVVAVLLAFVASRARRRRSNVDGAAAHMGKGRDLRALSASGAKRTAQRLGIDNWNGVPIGITVAGKRQLYGSPEDMHIDIWGPRTGKSTSRAIPAILSAPGAVLTTSNKRDVLDATRDVRAEKGTIWAFDPQRIAAEPPSWWWNPLSYVTDDVKAAKLAAHFASGSRAGDSRADPYFDNAGQDLLAGFLLAAALANLPITKAFTWTTTPGDETPVDILREHGYEQMADAVDGQVNGESRRRDSVYGTAAQMASCLKVRAIAEWVTPLGGNVAGDHGPQFDPYAFARSSDTLYSLSKEGKGTAGPLVTALTAATVEAAEELATTQAGGRLAVPMLGVLDEAANVCRWHDLPDLYSHYGSRGIVLMTILQSWSQGVQVWGRDGMRKLWSASNIAVYGGGVKEPEFLNELSQMVGDYDKHTTSTNVGRGNRSTSHQVQRERTLDIADLGALPRGRAVVFASGAPATLVETVPWMRGPHAEAVRASIKAHDPSARAAGTVPAAADAWLAAAPMKEDKP